Proteins found in one Falco cherrug isolate bFalChe1 chromosome 18, bFalChe1.pri, whole genome shotgun sequence genomic segment:
- the DGUOK gene encoding deoxyguanosine kinase, mitochondrial isoform X1 → MGRCGATLRLALEGNIAVGKSTFLRLLAATFPQWHLVTEPVAQWRKVPAGGTAEALVGSTNLLQMMYQDPARWSYTFQTFSCLSRLKAMLEPPAEHPPGTPHPVQVFERSIYSDRYVFAKNLFEAGHLQALEWAIYQEWHGFLLRHLTSHAALHGFLYLRATPQTCLERLRRRARSEEGGIQLGYLQQLHAQHEHWLVDKTTEVHFAGVKHAPVLVLDVDKDFEHDADVQGVLMAQVEAFVTALRAEAFPVASRPSVSSSSSIPARRYPRRAAEAGEGHRPPPKILT, encoded by the exons ATGGGGCGGTGCGGGGCCACCCTGCGCCTGGCCCTGGAGGGGAACATCG CCGTGGGGAAATCGACGTTCCTGcggctgctggctgccaccTTCCCCCAGTGGCACTTGGTGACCGAGCCCGTGGCACAGTGGCGCAAGGTGCCAGCCGGCGGCACGGCGGAG GCGCTCGTGGGCTCCACCAACCTTCTCCAGATGATGTACCAGGACCCAGCCCGCTGGTCCTACACCTTCCAGACCTTCTCCTGCCTCAGCCGGCTGAAGGCGATGCTGGAGCCACCAGCCGAGCAcccccctgggaccccccacCCTGTGCAGGTCTTTGAGCGCTCCATCTACAGCGACAG GTACGTCTTCGCCAAGAACCTCTTTGAGGCCGGGCACCTGCAGGCGCTGGAGTGGGCCATTTACCAGGAGTGGCACGGATTCCTGCTGCGGCACCTGACGTCCCACGCCGCCCTCCACGGCTTCCTCTACCTGCGGGCAACGCCGCAG acGTGCCTGGAGCGGCTGCGGCGGAGGGCGCGGAGCGAGGAGGGGGGCATCCAGCTGGGAtacctgcagcagctccatgcCCAGCACGAGCACTGGCTGGTGGATAAGACCACGGA GGTCCACTTTGCCGGTGTGAAGCACGCACCTGTCCTGGTGCTGGATGTGGACAAGGACTTCGAGCACGACGCGGACGTGCAGGGTGTCCTCATGGCACAG GTGGAGGCTTTCGTGACAGCACTGCGAGCTGAAGCTTTCCCCGTCGCATCCCGACcctctgtgagcagcagcagcagcatccctgcccgcCGGTACCCACGCCGAGCAGCGGAGGCGGGAGAGGGGCATCGCCCCCCGCCAAAAATCCTGACATAA
- the DGUOK gene encoding deoxyguanosine kinase, mitochondrial isoform X2, protein MMYQDPARWSYTFQTFSCLSRLKAMLEPPAEHPPGTPHPVQVFERSIYSDRYVFAKNLFEAGHLQALEWAIYQEWHGFLLRHLTSHAALHGFLYLRATPQTCLERLRRRARSEEGGIQLGYLQQLHAQHEHWLVDKTTEVHFAGVKHAPVLVLDVDKDFEHDADVQGVLMAQVEAFVTALRAEAFPVASRPSVSSSSSIPARRYPRRAAEAGEGHRPPPKILT, encoded by the exons ATGATGTACCAGGACCCAGCCCGCTGGTCCTACACCTTCCAGACCTTCTCCTGCCTCAGCCGGCTGAAGGCGATGCTGGAGCCACCAGCCGAGCAcccccctgggaccccccacCCTGTGCAGGTCTTTGAGCGCTCCATCTACAGCGACAG GTACGTCTTCGCCAAGAACCTCTTTGAGGCCGGGCACCTGCAGGCGCTGGAGTGGGCCATTTACCAGGAGTGGCACGGATTCCTGCTGCGGCACCTGACGTCCCACGCCGCCCTCCACGGCTTCCTCTACCTGCGGGCAACGCCGCAG acGTGCCTGGAGCGGCTGCGGCGGAGGGCGCGGAGCGAGGAGGGGGGCATCCAGCTGGGAtacctgcagcagctccatgcCCAGCACGAGCACTGGCTGGTGGATAAGACCACGGA GGTCCACTTTGCCGGTGTGAAGCACGCACCTGTCCTGGTGCTGGATGTGGACAAGGACTTCGAGCACGACGCGGACGTGCAGGGTGTCCTCATGGCACAG GTGGAGGCTTTCGTGACAGCACTGCGAGCTGAAGCTTTCCCCGTCGCATCCCGACcctctgtgagcagcagcagcagcatccctgcccgcCGGTACCCACGCCGAGCAGCGGAGGCGGGAGAGGGGCATCGCCCCCCGCCAAAAATCCTGACATAA